The genomic stretch CCACATTGAGCAGATAATGTGGAATAAAATTTCTTTTGATGGCAAATGCCAATGCATGTGCAAAAGTGAACCCAAAAGTAGTTCCGAACAGGATGATCTTACCGAACTCGATAAGCGCCGTTTGGGTAAAGGCCTGTCCTTCTCCAACACTAATGAACTCGAATACCAATACCGCGACCAAGGCCCCAATGGGGTCGATCAGGATACCTTCCCATTTCAGCACCGCCGAAACGTCTTTTTTCAACGGAATGTTTCTAAGGATGGGCGTGATTACGGTAGGGCCGGTCACAATGATCAGGCCGGAGAACAAAAAGGAAATTTGCCAAGAAAGCCCAAAAATATAATGTGCGGCAACCCCTGCGCCAAAGAAAGTGACTATGGTTCCGATAGTGATCAATTTGGTGATAACTGGCCCCACATTGGATATCTCTGCCCTTTTTAGGGTCAATCCACCTTCAAAAAGGATAACACTTATCGCCAAGGACACAAAATAGTAAAGTCCCTCCCCCGGGAACAGTCCTTTTTCCCCGTTCCAAATGGGTTCTATCAGCTTTGATCCATCTTCCGTATATAAAGTGGCTATGGGGCCCACCAGCAATCCTATCAATATCAAAGGTAAAATTGCGGGAAGTTTAAACCGCCAAGCCACCCATTGTGCAATAATGCCAAGGATTATGATTCCAGCAAGTTCGAGCATCGTCTAAGTTTTGTGGAAATTTACTGTTTTTCTTTTAGATAATCGTTCTTCAATGTCCCGGCCAAGGGATAGAAAAGCGCATATTTCCCCAAACATTGACATATTTAACGAAACTCGTCCTCTTTTTGTTAAAATACGGCCAATATATCTTTATTTTTTCGGCATTTAGATGGTGCTTTTCTTATTTTGCACCCCATTTTACTTTCGGAATGACAATTTATCCCATAGAGACAGGTAATTTTAAGTTGGATGGTGGAGCCATGTTCGGTGTGGTTCCCAAATCTATTTGGAACAGGACCAACCCTGCGGATGCCAACAATATGATCGATCTTGCCGCCCGATGCCTTTTGATAGAGGATGGGGACCGACTTATTTTGATTGATAATGGACTGGGCAACAAACAATCCGAAAAATTCTTTAGTTACTACTATCTCTGGGGCGATCATTCCTTGGACCAATCGTTAAAAAATGCCGGCTTCCATCGGGATGATGTAACAGACGTTTTTTTGACCCATCTACATTTTGACCATTGCGGTGGCAGCATTCAATGGAACAAGGATCGTACAGGTTATGAGCCCGCCTTCAAAAATGCCAAATTCTGGACAAATAAAGACCATTGGGAATGGGCCACCCGGCCGAATGCACGGGAAAAAGCTTCTTTTTTAAAAGAAAACCTTTTGCCCATGCAAGAAAGCGGTCAGTTGCATTTTGTGAACAGAAAGGAAACCTCTTTCATAGAAAATTCTGAACTCGGGTTCGGCATTCATTTTGTGGACGGCCATACCGACAAGCAAATGCTTCCACATTTAAAATATAGGGGCAAAACATTGGTTTTTGTGGCCGACCTCATTCCCACGGTGGGACATATTCCCTTACCGTACGTTATGGGATACGACACCCGCCCTTTGTTGACCTTAAAAGAGAAGGAATCTTTTTTAAATAAAGCCGCAGAAAACGATTGGCTGCTCTTGTTCGAGCACGATGCACATAATCAGATCTGCTCATTGAAGCAGACCGAAAAGGGTGCGCGCCCGGACCGCCTCTTTTCTTATAATGAAATATTCAGTACACAATAACCTCACATTTTTACAATTAATTTTTATGAATCGCACATATAACAAACTATCATT from Flagellimonas oceani encodes the following:
- a CDS encoding MBL fold metallo-hydrolase is translated as MTIYPIETGNFKLDGGAMFGVVPKSIWNRTNPADANNMIDLAARCLLIEDGDRLILIDNGLGNKQSEKFFSYYYLWGDHSLDQSLKNAGFHRDDVTDVFLTHLHFDHCGGSIQWNKDRTGYEPAFKNAKFWTNKDHWEWATRPNAREKASFLKENLLPMQESGQLHFVNRKETSFIENSELGFGIHFVDGHTDKQMLPHLKYRGKTLVFVADLIPTVGHIPLPYVMGYDTRPLLTLKEKESFLNKAAENDWLLLFEHDAHNQICSLKQTEKGARPDRLFSYNEIFSTQ